One part of the Rhea pennata isolate bPtePen1 chromosome 29, bPtePen1.pri, whole genome shotgun sequence genome encodes these proteins:
- the STAT6 gene encoding signal transducer and activator of transcription 6 isoform X3: MSLWSIVSQMPPEEFSSLFTEFPYSLRCLLADWLENQPWEFLHGSDAFCTSMATGMLSAMLEKLRSATSSDGHPCQILQQVSSLESTYRRDPLRLVAVLRGILEGEKAAVLKRDRHLPLSFHRRQEELKFGLGLQRLQHRVHEIQALRERSSQLRDSAGGSLPPTVRDLQLKPEGQPTESELPALVLEATKELEAAKQQVLKRMQIWKRQQQLAGNGAVCEEHLGPLQKRCESLVEVYFQLQQQVLAASAELGPELLPRLLERFAEVLSSLVKSSFLVEKQPPQVLKTQTKFQASVRFLLGPRLLKAAAKPYMVRADMVTEKQARELALGACSNALSESTGEIMHNMVALETNPTSATCCANFKNVLLKKIKRCERKGSESVTEEKCAVLFSTTVALSPSNLTIHLQVLSLPIVVIVHGNQDNNAKATVLWDNAFSEIDRVPFMVAERVPWEKMCDTLNLKFMSEVQTTKGLLKDHYFFLAQKIFNDHSASPEDFQNRSVSWAQFNKEILPGRGFTFWQWFDGVLDLTKRCLKSYWSDRLIMGFISKQYVCKLLSTQPDGTFLLRFSDSEIGGVTIAHIIRGKDGTSQVENIQPFSAKDLSIRSLGDRIRDLGQLRNLYPNTPKDQAFGSHYNKEQTGKDGRGYVSTAIKMTVESEREQQPPGTTGGPPEAAAAQMFGLPVLRPELQHDSLQTVLSPICPPVPFCAQPVPSGYPAGTSCPANSCPAAPHQSHRTRRCLRWACSHRRRCWSRSHRAPRGGWCLAWSCHRTLTLTSSWRRCRWRAPHWAPLSRPPHHAAPTPALAPRAGGWRSRAGMTASGQGRHESCGALGRGHLAPQCPRACFSGLHATCAGVETPAGEGFSLGGTAPQ, translated from the exons AGCACCTACCGGCGCGACCCGCTGCGGCTGGTGGCCGTGCTGAGGGGCATCCTGGAGGGCGAGAAGGCTGCTGTGCTCAAGAGG GACCGGCACCTGCCCCTCAGCTTCCACCGGCGGCAGGAGGAGCTGAAGTTCGGCCTGGGGCTGCAGCGGCTGCAGCACCGGGTCCACGAGATCCAGGCGCTGCGGGAGCGGAGCTCGCAGCTGCGGGACAGCGCTGGAG GCTCCCTGCCGCCAACCGTGCGGGACCTGCAGCTGAAGCCAGAAGGACAACCCACGGAGAGC GAGCTGCCCGCCCTCGTGCTGGAGGCCACgaaggagctggaggcagccaAGCAGCAGGTGCTGAAGAGGATGCAGATctggaagaggcagcagcagctggcgGGGAACGGGGCTGTCTGCGAGGAGCACCTCGGCCCCTTGCAGAAGAG GTGCGAGAGCCTGGTGGAGGTGTatttccagctgcagcagcaagtGCTGGCAGCCAGCGCGGAGCTGGGCCCCGAGCTGCTGCCCCGGCTCCTGGAGCGCTTCGCCGAGGTCTTGTCTAGCCTGGTGAAAAG ctccttcctggTGGAGAAGCAGCCCCCGCAGGTGCTGAAGACCCAGACCAAGTTCCAGGCGAGCGTCCGCTTCCTGCTGGGCCCGCGGCTGCTGAAGGCGGCGGCCAAGCCCTACATGGTGCGCGCCGACATGGTGACGGAGAAGCAGGCACGGGAGCTGGCGCTCGGCGCCTGCAGCAACGCGCTCAG CGAGAGCACGGGGGAGATCATGCACAACATGGTGGCCCTGGAGACCAACCCCACCAGCGCGACCTGCTGTGCCAACTTCAAGAACGTG CTGCTGAAGAAGATCAAGCGCTGCGAGCGGAAGGGCTCTGAGTCGGTCACAGAGGAGAAATGTGCCGTCCTGTTCAGCACCACCGTGGCCCTCAGCCCCAGCAACCTCACCATCCACCTCCAG GTCCTGTCCCTGCCCATCGTGGTCATCGTCCACGGGAACCAGGACAATAACGCCAAGGCCACGGTGCTGTGGGACAACGCCTTCTCCGAGATC GACCGGGTGCCCTTCATGGTGGCTGAGCGGGTGCCCTGGGAGAAGATGTGCGATACGCTGAACCTAAAGTTCATGTCGGAGGTGCAGACCACCAAGGGGCTTCTCAAGGATCACTACTTCTTCCTGGCCCAGAAGATCTTCAACGACCACAGCGCCAGCCCGGAGGACTTCCAGAACCGCAGTGTCTCCTGGGCCCAGTTCAACAAG GAGATCCTGCCCGGCCGGGGATTCACCTTCTGGCAGTGGTTCGACGGAGTCCTCGACCTCACCAAGAGGTGCCTCAAAAGCTACTGGTCAGACAG GCTCATCATGGGCTTCATCAGCAAGCAGTATGTCTGCAAGCTCCTGAGCACACAGCCTGACGGTACCTTCCTGCTCCGCTTCAGCGACTCGGAGATCGGGGGGGTCACCATCGCTCACATCATCCGGGGCAAGGACG GCACCAGCCAGGTGGAGAACATCCAGCCCTTCTCGGCCAAGGACCTCTCCATCCGGTCCCTTGGCGACCGCATCCGCGACCTGGGGCAGCTCCGCAACCTCTACCCCAACACCCCCAAGGACCAGGCCTTTGGGAGTCACTACAACA AGGAGCAGACGGGCAAGGACGGCCGAGGCTACGTCTCCACCGCCATCAAGATGACAGTGGAAAGCGAAAG ggagcagcagccccCGGGCACCACCGGAGGCCCCCCCGAGGCTGCCGCTGCGCAGATGTTCGGGCTGCCGGTGCTGCGGCCCGAGCTGCAGCACGACAGCCTGCAGACGGTGCTCAGCCCCATCTG CCCCCCTGTGCCCTTCTGTGCCCAGCCCGTGCCTTCCGGCTACCCTGCAG GAACTTCATGCCCAGCCAATTCCTGCCCAGCGGCCCCTCACCAGAGCCACAGGACGAGGAGATGCCTGAGATGGGCCTGTTCCCATCGCCGCCGCTGCTGGAGCCGCAGCCACAGGGCTCCCCGAGGTG GATGGTGCCTGGCATGGAGCTGCCACCGAACTCTGACTTTGACCAGTTCCTGGAGGAGATGTCGCTGGAGGGCTCCTCACTGGGCCCCCCTTTCACGGCCCCCCCACCACGCAGCACCTACCCCAGCCCTGGCCCCTCGTGCTGGGGGCTGGCGGAGCCGCGCTGGGATGACGGCGTCCGGCCAGGGCAGGCATGAGTCCTGCGGGGCGCTGGGCCGGGGCCACCTCGCTCCACAATGCCCCCGTGCCTGCTTTTCCGGACTCCATGCAACTTGCGCCGGGGTGGAAACTCCGGCGGGGGAGGGATTTTCCTTGGGGGGGACAGCACCACAGTGA
- the STAT6 gene encoding signal transducer and activator of transcription 6 isoform X1 encodes MSLWSIVSQMPPEEFSSLFTEFPYSLRCLLADWLENQPWEFLHGSDAFCTSMATGMLSAMLEKLRSATSSDGHPCQILQQVSSLESTYRRDPLRLVAVLRGILEGEKAAVLKRDRHLPLSFHRRQEELKFGLGLQRLQHRVHEIQALRERSSQLRDSAGGSLPPTVRDLQLKPEGQPTESELPALVLEATKELEAAKQQVLKRMQIWKRQQQLAGNGAVCEEHLGPLQKRCESLVEVYFQLQQQVLAASAELGPELLPRLLERFAEVLSSLVKSSFLVEKQPPQVLKTQTKFQASVRFLLGPRLLKAAAKPYMVRADMVTEKQARELALGACSNALSESTGEIMHNMVALETNPTSATCCANFKNVLLKKIKRCERKGSESVTEEKCAVLFSTTVALSPSNLTIHLQVLSLPIVVIVHGNQDNNAKATVLWDNAFSEIDRVPFMVAERVPWEKMCDTLNLKFMSEVQTTKGLLKDHYFFLAQKIFNDHSASPEDFQNRSVSWAQFNKEILPGRGFTFWQWFDGVLDLTKRCLKSYWSDRLIMGFISKQYVCKLLSTQPDGTFLLRFSDSEIGGVTIAHIIRGKDGTSQVENIQPFSAKDLSIRSLGDRIRDLGQLRNLYPNTPKDQAFGSHYNKEQTGKDGRGYVSTAIKMTVESEREQQPPGTTGGPPEAAAAQMFGLPVLRPELQHDSLQTVLSPICPPVPFCAQPVPSGYPAGEGSVSMMVSDSIGSSFASTSPMLSPALAMDPALPHCPEAFGNPPLPMNFMPSQFLPSGPSPEPQDEEMPEMGLFPSPPLLEPQPQGSPRWMVPGMELPPNSDFDQFLEEMSLEGSSLGPPFTAPPPRSTYPSPGPSCWGLAEPRWDDGVRPGQA; translated from the exons AGCACCTACCGGCGCGACCCGCTGCGGCTGGTGGCCGTGCTGAGGGGCATCCTGGAGGGCGAGAAGGCTGCTGTGCTCAAGAGG GACCGGCACCTGCCCCTCAGCTTCCACCGGCGGCAGGAGGAGCTGAAGTTCGGCCTGGGGCTGCAGCGGCTGCAGCACCGGGTCCACGAGATCCAGGCGCTGCGGGAGCGGAGCTCGCAGCTGCGGGACAGCGCTGGAG GCTCCCTGCCGCCAACCGTGCGGGACCTGCAGCTGAAGCCAGAAGGACAACCCACGGAGAGC GAGCTGCCCGCCCTCGTGCTGGAGGCCACgaaggagctggaggcagccaAGCAGCAGGTGCTGAAGAGGATGCAGATctggaagaggcagcagcagctggcgGGGAACGGGGCTGTCTGCGAGGAGCACCTCGGCCCCTTGCAGAAGAG GTGCGAGAGCCTGGTGGAGGTGTatttccagctgcagcagcaagtGCTGGCAGCCAGCGCGGAGCTGGGCCCCGAGCTGCTGCCCCGGCTCCTGGAGCGCTTCGCCGAGGTCTTGTCTAGCCTGGTGAAAAG ctccttcctggTGGAGAAGCAGCCCCCGCAGGTGCTGAAGACCCAGACCAAGTTCCAGGCGAGCGTCCGCTTCCTGCTGGGCCCGCGGCTGCTGAAGGCGGCGGCCAAGCCCTACATGGTGCGCGCCGACATGGTGACGGAGAAGCAGGCACGGGAGCTGGCGCTCGGCGCCTGCAGCAACGCGCTCAG CGAGAGCACGGGGGAGATCATGCACAACATGGTGGCCCTGGAGACCAACCCCACCAGCGCGACCTGCTGTGCCAACTTCAAGAACGTG CTGCTGAAGAAGATCAAGCGCTGCGAGCGGAAGGGCTCTGAGTCGGTCACAGAGGAGAAATGTGCCGTCCTGTTCAGCACCACCGTGGCCCTCAGCCCCAGCAACCTCACCATCCACCTCCAG GTCCTGTCCCTGCCCATCGTGGTCATCGTCCACGGGAACCAGGACAATAACGCCAAGGCCACGGTGCTGTGGGACAACGCCTTCTCCGAGATC GACCGGGTGCCCTTCATGGTGGCTGAGCGGGTGCCCTGGGAGAAGATGTGCGATACGCTGAACCTAAAGTTCATGTCGGAGGTGCAGACCACCAAGGGGCTTCTCAAGGATCACTACTTCTTCCTGGCCCAGAAGATCTTCAACGACCACAGCGCCAGCCCGGAGGACTTCCAGAACCGCAGTGTCTCCTGGGCCCAGTTCAACAAG GAGATCCTGCCCGGCCGGGGATTCACCTTCTGGCAGTGGTTCGACGGAGTCCTCGACCTCACCAAGAGGTGCCTCAAAAGCTACTGGTCAGACAG GCTCATCATGGGCTTCATCAGCAAGCAGTATGTCTGCAAGCTCCTGAGCACACAGCCTGACGGTACCTTCCTGCTCCGCTTCAGCGACTCGGAGATCGGGGGGGTCACCATCGCTCACATCATCCGGGGCAAGGACG GCACCAGCCAGGTGGAGAACATCCAGCCCTTCTCGGCCAAGGACCTCTCCATCCGGTCCCTTGGCGACCGCATCCGCGACCTGGGGCAGCTCCGCAACCTCTACCCCAACACCCCCAAGGACCAGGCCTTTGGGAGTCACTACAACA AGGAGCAGACGGGCAAGGACGGCCGAGGCTACGTCTCCACCGCCATCAAGATGACAGTGGAAAGCGAAAG ggagcagcagccccCGGGCACCACCGGAGGCCCCCCCGAGGCTGCCGCTGCGCAGATGTTCGGGCTGCCGGTGCTGCGGCCCGAGCTGCAGCACGACAGCCTGCAGACGGTGCTCAGCCCCATCTG CCCCCCTGTGCCCTTCTGTGCCCAGCCCGTGCCTTCCGGCTACCCTGCAGGTGAGGGCAGCGTGAGCATGATGGTCTCCGACAGCATCGGGTCCTCTTTCGCCAG CACGTCTCCGATGCTCTCACCAGCCCTGGCCATGGATCCCgcactgccccactgccccgAAGCCTTTGGGAACCCACCACTGCCCAT GAACTTCATGCCCAGCCAATTCCTGCCCAGCGGCCCCTCACCAGAGCCACAGGACGAGGAGATGCCTGAGATGGGCCTGTTCCCATCGCCGCCGCTGCTGGAGCCGCAGCCACAGGGCTCCCCGAGGTG GATGGTGCCTGGCATGGAGCTGCCACCGAACTCTGACTTTGACCAGTTCCTGGAGGAGATGTCGCTGGAGGGCTCCTCACTGGGCCCCCCTTTCACGGCCCCCCCACCACGCAGCACCTACCCCAGCCCTGGCCCCTCGTGCTGGGGGCTGGCGGAGCCGCGCTGGGATGACGGCGTCCGGCCAGGGCAGGCATGA
- the STAT6 gene encoding signal transducer and activator of transcription 6 isoform X4 yields MVLAPRAHFCLKPPSAFLSTYRRDPLRLVAVLRGILEGEKAAVLKRDRHLPLSFHRRQEELKFGLGLQRLQHRVHEIQALRERSSQLRDSAGGSLPPTVRDLQLKPEGQPTESELPALVLEATKELEAAKQQVLKRMQIWKRQQQLAGNGAVCEEHLGPLQKRCESLVEVYFQLQQQVLAASAELGPELLPRLLERFAEVLSSLVKSSFLVEKQPPQVLKTQTKFQASVRFLLGPRLLKAAAKPYMVRADMVTEKQARELALGACSNALSESTGEIMHNMVALETNPTSATCCANFKNVLLKKIKRCERKGSESVTEEKCAVLFSTTVALSPSNLTIHLQVLSLPIVVIVHGNQDNNAKATVLWDNAFSEIDRVPFMVAERVPWEKMCDTLNLKFMSEVQTTKGLLKDHYFFLAQKIFNDHSASPEDFQNRSVSWAQFNKEILPGRGFTFWQWFDGVLDLTKRCLKSYWSDRLIMGFISKQYVCKLLSTQPDGTFLLRFSDSEIGGVTIAHIIRGKDGTSQVENIQPFSAKDLSIRSLGDRIRDLGQLRNLYPNTPKDQAFGSHYNKEQTGKDGRGYVSTAIKMTVESEREQQPPGTTGGPPEAAAAQMFGLPVLRPELQHDSLQTVLSPICPPVPFCAQPVPSGYPAGEGSVSMMVSDSIGSSFASTSPMLSPALAMDPALPHCPEAFGNPPLPMNFMPSQFLPSGPSPEPQDEEMPEMGLFPSPPLLEPQPQGSPRWMVPGMELPPNSDFDQFLEEMSLEGSSLGPPFTAPPPRSTYPSPGPSCWGLAEPRWDDGVRPGQA; encoded by the exons ATGGTGCTGGCTCCCAGAGCCCACTTCTGCTTGAAACccccttctgcttttttg AGCACCTACCGGCGCGACCCGCTGCGGCTGGTGGCCGTGCTGAGGGGCATCCTGGAGGGCGAGAAGGCTGCTGTGCTCAAGAGG GACCGGCACCTGCCCCTCAGCTTCCACCGGCGGCAGGAGGAGCTGAAGTTCGGCCTGGGGCTGCAGCGGCTGCAGCACCGGGTCCACGAGATCCAGGCGCTGCGGGAGCGGAGCTCGCAGCTGCGGGACAGCGCTGGAG GCTCCCTGCCGCCAACCGTGCGGGACCTGCAGCTGAAGCCAGAAGGACAACCCACGGAGAGC GAGCTGCCCGCCCTCGTGCTGGAGGCCACgaaggagctggaggcagccaAGCAGCAGGTGCTGAAGAGGATGCAGATctggaagaggcagcagcagctggcgGGGAACGGGGCTGTCTGCGAGGAGCACCTCGGCCCCTTGCAGAAGAG GTGCGAGAGCCTGGTGGAGGTGTatttccagctgcagcagcaagtGCTGGCAGCCAGCGCGGAGCTGGGCCCCGAGCTGCTGCCCCGGCTCCTGGAGCGCTTCGCCGAGGTCTTGTCTAGCCTGGTGAAAAG ctccttcctggTGGAGAAGCAGCCCCCGCAGGTGCTGAAGACCCAGACCAAGTTCCAGGCGAGCGTCCGCTTCCTGCTGGGCCCGCGGCTGCTGAAGGCGGCGGCCAAGCCCTACATGGTGCGCGCCGACATGGTGACGGAGAAGCAGGCACGGGAGCTGGCGCTCGGCGCCTGCAGCAACGCGCTCAG CGAGAGCACGGGGGAGATCATGCACAACATGGTGGCCCTGGAGACCAACCCCACCAGCGCGACCTGCTGTGCCAACTTCAAGAACGTG CTGCTGAAGAAGATCAAGCGCTGCGAGCGGAAGGGCTCTGAGTCGGTCACAGAGGAGAAATGTGCCGTCCTGTTCAGCACCACCGTGGCCCTCAGCCCCAGCAACCTCACCATCCACCTCCAG GTCCTGTCCCTGCCCATCGTGGTCATCGTCCACGGGAACCAGGACAATAACGCCAAGGCCACGGTGCTGTGGGACAACGCCTTCTCCGAGATC GACCGGGTGCCCTTCATGGTGGCTGAGCGGGTGCCCTGGGAGAAGATGTGCGATACGCTGAACCTAAAGTTCATGTCGGAGGTGCAGACCACCAAGGGGCTTCTCAAGGATCACTACTTCTTCCTGGCCCAGAAGATCTTCAACGACCACAGCGCCAGCCCGGAGGACTTCCAGAACCGCAGTGTCTCCTGGGCCCAGTTCAACAAG GAGATCCTGCCCGGCCGGGGATTCACCTTCTGGCAGTGGTTCGACGGAGTCCTCGACCTCACCAAGAGGTGCCTCAAAAGCTACTGGTCAGACAG GCTCATCATGGGCTTCATCAGCAAGCAGTATGTCTGCAAGCTCCTGAGCACACAGCCTGACGGTACCTTCCTGCTCCGCTTCAGCGACTCGGAGATCGGGGGGGTCACCATCGCTCACATCATCCGGGGCAAGGACG GCACCAGCCAGGTGGAGAACATCCAGCCCTTCTCGGCCAAGGACCTCTCCATCCGGTCCCTTGGCGACCGCATCCGCGACCTGGGGCAGCTCCGCAACCTCTACCCCAACACCCCCAAGGACCAGGCCTTTGGGAGTCACTACAACA AGGAGCAGACGGGCAAGGACGGCCGAGGCTACGTCTCCACCGCCATCAAGATGACAGTGGAAAGCGAAAG ggagcagcagccccCGGGCACCACCGGAGGCCCCCCCGAGGCTGCCGCTGCGCAGATGTTCGGGCTGCCGGTGCTGCGGCCCGAGCTGCAGCACGACAGCCTGCAGACGGTGCTCAGCCCCATCTG CCCCCCTGTGCCCTTCTGTGCCCAGCCCGTGCCTTCCGGCTACCCTGCAGGTGAGGGCAGCGTGAGCATGATGGTCTCCGACAGCATCGGGTCCTCTTTCGCCAG CACGTCTCCGATGCTCTCACCAGCCCTGGCCATGGATCCCgcactgccccactgccccgAAGCCTTTGGGAACCCACCACTGCCCAT GAACTTCATGCCCAGCCAATTCCTGCCCAGCGGCCCCTCACCAGAGCCACAGGACGAGGAGATGCCTGAGATGGGCCTGTTCCCATCGCCGCCGCTGCTGGAGCCGCAGCCACAGGGCTCCCCGAGGTG GATGGTGCCTGGCATGGAGCTGCCACCGAACTCTGACTTTGACCAGTTCCTGGAGGAGATGTCGCTGGAGGGCTCCTCACTGGGCCCCCCTTTCACGGCCCCCCCACCACGCAGCACCTACCCCAGCCCTGGCCCCTCGTGCTGGGGGCTGGCGGAGCCGCGCTGGGATGACGGCGTCCGGCCAGGGCAGGCATGA
- the STAT6 gene encoding signal transducer and activator of transcription 6 isoform X2 encodes MSLWSIVSQMPPEEFSSLFTEFPYSLRCLLADWLENQPWEFLHGSDAFCTSMATGMLSAMLEKLRSATSSDGHPCQILQQVSSLESTYRRDPLRLVAVLRGILEGEKAAVLKRDRHLPLSFHRRQEELKFGLGLQRLQHRVHEIQALRERSSQLRDSAGGSLPPTVRDLQLKPEGQPTESELPALVLEATKELEAAKQQVLKRMQIWKRQQQLAGNGAVCEEHLGPLQKRCESLVEVYFQLQQQVLAASAELGPELLPRLLERFAEVLSSLVKSSFLVEKQPPQVLKTQTKFQASVRFLLGPRLLKAAAKPYMVRADMVTEKQARELALGACSNALSESTGEIMHNMVALETNPTSATCCANFKNLLKKIKRCERKGSESVTEEKCAVLFSTTVALSPSNLTIHLQVLSLPIVVIVHGNQDNNAKATVLWDNAFSEIDRVPFMVAERVPWEKMCDTLNLKFMSEVQTTKGLLKDHYFFLAQKIFNDHSASPEDFQNRSVSWAQFNKEILPGRGFTFWQWFDGVLDLTKRCLKSYWSDRLIMGFISKQYVCKLLSTQPDGTFLLRFSDSEIGGVTIAHIIRGKDGTSQVENIQPFSAKDLSIRSLGDRIRDLGQLRNLYPNTPKDQAFGSHYNKEQTGKDGRGYVSTAIKMTVESEREQQPPGTTGGPPEAAAAQMFGLPVLRPELQHDSLQTVLSPICPPVPFCAQPVPSGYPAGEGSVSMMVSDSIGSSFASTSPMLSPALAMDPALPHCPEAFGNPPLPMNFMPSQFLPSGPSPEPQDEEMPEMGLFPSPPLLEPQPQGSPRWMVPGMELPPNSDFDQFLEEMSLEGSSLGPPFTAPPPRSTYPSPGPSCWGLAEPRWDDGVRPGQA; translated from the exons AGCACCTACCGGCGCGACCCGCTGCGGCTGGTGGCCGTGCTGAGGGGCATCCTGGAGGGCGAGAAGGCTGCTGTGCTCAAGAGG GACCGGCACCTGCCCCTCAGCTTCCACCGGCGGCAGGAGGAGCTGAAGTTCGGCCTGGGGCTGCAGCGGCTGCAGCACCGGGTCCACGAGATCCAGGCGCTGCGGGAGCGGAGCTCGCAGCTGCGGGACAGCGCTGGAG GCTCCCTGCCGCCAACCGTGCGGGACCTGCAGCTGAAGCCAGAAGGACAACCCACGGAGAGC GAGCTGCCCGCCCTCGTGCTGGAGGCCACgaaggagctggaggcagccaAGCAGCAGGTGCTGAAGAGGATGCAGATctggaagaggcagcagcagctggcgGGGAACGGGGCTGTCTGCGAGGAGCACCTCGGCCCCTTGCAGAAGAG GTGCGAGAGCCTGGTGGAGGTGTatttccagctgcagcagcaagtGCTGGCAGCCAGCGCGGAGCTGGGCCCCGAGCTGCTGCCCCGGCTCCTGGAGCGCTTCGCCGAGGTCTTGTCTAGCCTGGTGAAAAG ctccttcctggTGGAGAAGCAGCCCCCGCAGGTGCTGAAGACCCAGACCAAGTTCCAGGCGAGCGTCCGCTTCCTGCTGGGCCCGCGGCTGCTGAAGGCGGCGGCCAAGCCCTACATGGTGCGCGCCGACATGGTGACGGAGAAGCAGGCACGGGAGCTGGCGCTCGGCGCCTGCAGCAACGCGCTCAG CGAGAGCACGGGGGAGATCATGCACAACATGGTGGCCCTGGAGACCAACCCCACCAGCGCGACCTGCTGTGCCAACTTCAAGAAC CTGCTGAAGAAGATCAAGCGCTGCGAGCGGAAGGGCTCTGAGTCGGTCACAGAGGAGAAATGTGCCGTCCTGTTCAGCACCACCGTGGCCCTCAGCCCCAGCAACCTCACCATCCACCTCCAG GTCCTGTCCCTGCCCATCGTGGTCATCGTCCACGGGAACCAGGACAATAACGCCAAGGCCACGGTGCTGTGGGACAACGCCTTCTCCGAGATC GACCGGGTGCCCTTCATGGTGGCTGAGCGGGTGCCCTGGGAGAAGATGTGCGATACGCTGAACCTAAAGTTCATGTCGGAGGTGCAGACCACCAAGGGGCTTCTCAAGGATCACTACTTCTTCCTGGCCCAGAAGATCTTCAACGACCACAGCGCCAGCCCGGAGGACTTCCAGAACCGCAGTGTCTCCTGGGCCCAGTTCAACAAG GAGATCCTGCCCGGCCGGGGATTCACCTTCTGGCAGTGGTTCGACGGAGTCCTCGACCTCACCAAGAGGTGCCTCAAAAGCTACTGGTCAGACAG GCTCATCATGGGCTTCATCAGCAAGCAGTATGTCTGCAAGCTCCTGAGCACACAGCCTGACGGTACCTTCCTGCTCCGCTTCAGCGACTCGGAGATCGGGGGGGTCACCATCGCTCACATCATCCGGGGCAAGGACG GCACCAGCCAGGTGGAGAACATCCAGCCCTTCTCGGCCAAGGACCTCTCCATCCGGTCCCTTGGCGACCGCATCCGCGACCTGGGGCAGCTCCGCAACCTCTACCCCAACACCCCCAAGGACCAGGCCTTTGGGAGTCACTACAACA AGGAGCAGACGGGCAAGGACGGCCGAGGCTACGTCTCCACCGCCATCAAGATGACAGTGGAAAGCGAAAG ggagcagcagccccCGGGCACCACCGGAGGCCCCCCCGAGGCTGCCGCTGCGCAGATGTTCGGGCTGCCGGTGCTGCGGCCCGAGCTGCAGCACGACAGCCTGCAGACGGTGCTCAGCCCCATCTG CCCCCCTGTGCCCTTCTGTGCCCAGCCCGTGCCTTCCGGCTACCCTGCAGGTGAGGGCAGCGTGAGCATGATGGTCTCCGACAGCATCGGGTCCTCTTTCGCCAG CACGTCTCCGATGCTCTCACCAGCCCTGGCCATGGATCCCgcactgccccactgccccgAAGCCTTTGGGAACCCACCACTGCCCAT GAACTTCATGCCCAGCCAATTCCTGCCCAGCGGCCCCTCACCAGAGCCACAGGACGAGGAGATGCCTGAGATGGGCCTGTTCCCATCGCCGCCGCTGCTGGAGCCGCAGCCACAGGGCTCCCCGAGGTG GATGGTGCCTGGCATGGAGCTGCCACCGAACTCTGACTTTGACCAGTTCCTGGAGGAGATGTCGCTGGAGGGCTCCTCACTGGGCCCCCCTTTCACGGCCCCCCCACCACGCAGCACCTACCCCAGCCCTGGCCCCTCGTGCTGGGGGCTGGCGGAGCCGCGCTGGGATGACGGCGTCCGGCCAGGGCAGGCATGA